In Arachis hypogaea cultivar Tifrunner chromosome 2, arahy.Tifrunner.gnm2.J5K5, whole genome shotgun sequence, a genomic segment contains:
- the LOC112760639 gene encoding uncharacterized protein, with the protein MVVVRMKRRRIIASLGFLMLMGVAVYFRLWAIHYSISSDDSELLRRQFDIANREAMDESAEWRLRYDQAVDRESKCLQELQGIKGTNNKFKILQKENAILLERLETLKREVEDQKLKCNSRKHS; encoded by the exons ATGGTTGTGGTAAGAATGAAGAGAAGGAGAATCATAGCAAGCTTGGGTTTTCTAATGTTAATGGGCGTTGCTGTCTATTTCAGGCTTTGGGCCATTCACTACAGCATCTCCTCTGATGACTCTGAGCTCCTAAG GCGACAGTTTGACATTGCTAACAGGGAAGCAATGGACGAATCTGCGGAGTGGAGGCTAAGGTATGACCAGGCTGTAGATAGGGAAAGCAAGTGTTTGCAGGAGCTTCAAGGG ATTAAGGGTACTAATAATAAATTCAAGATCCTGCAAAAG GAGAATGCAATCTTGCTTGAAAGGCTGGAAACATTGAAACGTGAGGTTGAAGACCAAAAGCTCAAGTGCAATTCAAGAAAGCATTCATGA
- the LOC112730146 gene encoding protein S40-4-like, translated as MILQPTYDHDVAAATSLPVNIPDWSKILKQEYKDHRKWESDDDDDYEDDDEDDDYNGEGGGVRVPPHEYLAKTRGASLSVHEGIGRTLKGRDLRSVRNAIWKKVGFED; from the exons ATGATT CTGCAGCCAACTTATGATCATGATGTAGCTGCAGCTACCTCGTTGCCGGTGAACATACCTGACTGGTCAAAGATTCTAAAGCAGGAATACAAGGATCATAGGAAATGGGAgagcgatgatgatgatgattatgaagatgatgatgaggacGATGATTATAacggagaaggaggaggagttaGGGTTCCCCCACACGAGTATCTGGCAAAGACAAGAGGGGCCTCTCTGTCTGTTCATGAAGGCATTGGAAGGACCCTCAAAGGTAGAGACTTGCGTAGTGTCAGGAATGCTATTTGGAAGAAAGTTGGCTTTGAAGATTAA